AAGACAATAAAATAGATATAGTTGTTGATAACACACCAATTGCAGCCATTTGTTTGTCAGTTTCATCTGGCACATCATCAGCCTTGAGAAAGCTATTCGGatcaatatttgaaacCTCGTGGAGATCAATAGCAAGTTTCAAAAACTGTTGTACGAGAGATTTCATCAATTCAACACCAAATGGTTGTAATTGTTCAGCGAACTGCTCCACAAATTCTTGCATGACACCGGATAAGGTGTCCATTTCGAATTCATTTGAAAGCATCAGTAGTTTCTGCATAGTAGGAACGACGGACTGCGACAAATGTTCCTGGAAGAAAGGATTTTGAATGAATGCCTGTAGAGCTAATGCTGCCATTAAATTAACAGGGACACAGTCTCTTTCCTCATTGAAACAAGTCATAACaccttcaaaaataattgcGTTAAGTTCAGGGTCCTGTAGATCAATATAACCTAGTTTTGAACAAATTTCACAAACTCTGCTTCTCAAAAACCCATATGGAGATTTAAAAAAAGGCAAAaccatattttttaaaaaagGTTCCAGTTGACCTGCATAAGGTGAGTTTTTGCTGgtcaaaatatcaattatcGAAGAAATAATTCTCAAACTCGATTCAACCTCGACAGCATTTTCAAGAgtgatattattaaaatCTCCCACATTTCTATTTAAATTACCAGTAACAAACTCTAAAGTAATGCCTCTAGTGGATTTTCCTCTCTTGTGCACAGCGGATGTTAGTAATGACAATGCCGCTAAATCTGGGGTATAGTTTTCATCCCATAGTTCCATATTCCGGTGTATATATTCTTGAGGATcagtttcaaatatttcaagGGTCTCCTCATTGGGACGTAGTAATGGATAGATAATATGCtgcaaaatattttcatagTAGCCACCGACCAGATCCCATGTAGACTTCTGTATTACACATTGTTCAATAAAGTTCAAAATATAGTACAGGGCTTCATCACTTAACCAAGTTTGCCTGTTATTCCATTGCtcaatttgttgaaataataattgcAGGAAATGAGGTAAGAAGTCTTCCTGATAAATTTTCTTGAAGTCATTATATTCGAATTTCTTTGTCAGGGATGTCGATGCATATCTTTGAAACAACCTGTAAAGATTAGCATAAGCCCATTTCTTACATTTGACCCAAGAATTAGTCCTTCTTAAGTCAGGATCCATATTTTTTATGGATTCAGGAAGAGGCTGTTGTACAATTTGAACCAGAAACTCAGCCCAAGGGATAAAAGATTCCGGACGTTGCAAAACGAACGGCAGATCATGATAAATAACAAACTTGTAAGTCTTTAGGATAAGTTTCAGCATTTCACctatttttggattttcCATGTTTTTGCCTTCATTAAATAAAACATCCTTACCATATTTCAACAATTCTGGGAAGTATTGTAAAATCAACATTTCTAGATCTTGCCTAGAGTCATTTTCTTTCCATCTATAAGTTCTGAAGAGTTCAGAAAGACAGATGAGGCCTATATGAGTAACGTTAATATCATCTGATGACAATAGTTCCAGAGATTTTGGAAGTAACGACTCCCATTTCTTAGCAGGGTATTCTGCTGATATTATAACTGTAAGAGCAGGCTTCAATATCCTTACACAGTTGCTGGACTGTTTTGCACAAGCAATCAATGTTTGAATCAGCATATCCATGATGACTGGTTTCTCATCGTTATCAACCTCAAACATTAGAAGTTCATTCTTACCGGAGTAATTATTAGAACTCCAACCATAAGTAATCTTATTCTTGAAGTATAATGAGGCGGATAACTTAATGTTGTCTGGAACTTCGCTAGAGGCTATAATCTCCAAAGAAGCTCCTAAAAACCCTTGAACTTTGCTCGCTTCTTTCAATTGCTCTTCTGCAGCATGTCTAATTCCAGCATCCTGATTTAAAGTACCTGCAAAACACTGCAATAAAGTATTGGGATCCATAACGGCCTACTCTTTTCTGAgtatatatttgatatttgtcTGCTGAAATCCCTATCTTGAACCACAAAATACAACTTCAATAATAGAGTAAGAGAGTATAATGTTTATCAGTAAGATTATTTACTACTAGCCTCCAAACATAGGCACAAAGAAACTCAATAGCTATAACTGGGTTCCAGCATTTGAGTTATTGGCTTGAAGTTAGCTGAGTTTCACTGAGTTCATCTCATCGCTAGaatctcatcgcatcgGGAAAATCGTCTCTTGCAATGAAAGTATCGTGCGACagttgaaaatttttttaaaaacaCTATAGCAATAAGCCTGTTGAAGAGGCAATGTATGCCCAGAAATTAGTGACTATTCTTCGCTCTATAAATGGCCAATTGATGGCAACTATTGCTTCAGCGTGCTGCttacatatatatagtgTAATcatatttatttctttgatttgtGCCAATTGGTCTCGAAGCCCTTCTTGAGCAATGTAGCATGCGAGAGTCTTGGGAAAATGTGTGCCTCTGTTGTGAATACCATCGAAGTCAAATCTACGTTGTCATTAAACAAGTAATACATGTACTTCAAAGTCTCTGATAACCAGAATGTTTCCATGTTATCACCAAGTGAACCGGGCTTCGTAACATCGCCTAAGTTAACATACTTACGGCTCTTAGGATCGTCACAATCAACACAAGTGTTTTGTATGAAGTTTTGGAATATCTCATAACCCCATTCCCTATACATTTCATTACCACTGAGTTGATATAGGAACATAATAGACTCTACAGCCTCAGGTCTTTGACGGTTGTGGGCATCATTGGGTTTGATCCAGAAATCACCTTTTTTACTCTTCCACCAATCATGACCTGGCCTAGCTTTGCCATCATTGAAAACCACAATCTCTGGTGCGAGTCCCGTAGGGACTTGATGGTACATCTCGTAACAAGTCTTCGTTAACTCCTTAGCAAGTAGCCACTCACTCTCTCTTTCAGAATTCCAGAATGAAGCTTTTCTTGCTTGCTCTAAATGTAATCCATTCGTAGCGCCCATACCTAACACACCACCAATGAAACATACTAGATGATCCATTTTTGTGGAAAAAGGTCCATTTAGACCCTGCTCCCTTTCACCAATGAACAGAAGGTTGCTTGGAGTTGTGCGGCCAAGTAAATGCTTCGCGATCCCATCAAGTGACACCAAGTACAATTGACGATATATTTCTTCACCGGTGAGCTGATATTGCTTTAACAAGTACTCGTAGAACGAGTCTCCCATGGACCCGAGTCTTATTGTAGCAGTACTGAACCTACCGTTTTGGGAATTTGTTAAGATTGGTACCAAGCCGTTGAATTGATTCATCAAGTTATTGTTGAGGTATAATGGAGCATATAGTTTCTCAGATAGTTGCCACAGAGTTGAATTGTCTGTCAAATAAGCTAAATACTTGAACTCCATCTGTAGAGTGGTGAATTCAGCAGTTGGTGTGGTAGTATACCCGCCACCATCCATCGCAGTAATGCCGTGCTTCAAATTAACGGTCTGAAAGGGGACCCCATCTTTATTCACTTCCAATGCAACAGCCAAACGACGACCTAAGTCTTGGGCCTTATCTAGGTATATATTTGAGTAACGTTGTGGCAGATCTAACTCGGTAGACAAGTGATATGCGGAGAGGAGCCCACCCAACAATCTAATAGTAGTCTCAAACAAGCTCACCGAATTGTCATAATCAAAGTTTAATTCGCGATCAATCCATTCTGTAGCTGCATTGATGTGCTCTCTAAACTCATCCTTGTAATTGGCGCTCGAGTTGTACATAACCATCAAAGTGTC
This is a stretch of genomic DNA from Nakaseomyces glabratus chromosome M, complete sequence. It encodes these proteins:
- the NMD5 gene encoding Nmd5p (CAGL0M00506g~Ortholog(s) have protein transporter activity, role in protein import into nucleus and cytosol, nuclear envelope, nuclear periphery localization) — encoded protein: MDPNTLLQCFAGTLNQDAGIRHAAEEQLKEASKVQGFLGASLEIIASSEVPDNIKLSASLYFKNKITYGWSSNNYSGKNELLMFEVDNDEKPVIMDMLIQTLIACAKQSSNCVRILKPALTVIISAEYPAKKWESLLPKSLELLSSDDINVTHIGLICLSELFRTYRWKENDSRQDLEMLILQYFPELLKYGKDVLFNEGKNMENPKIGEMLKLILKTYKFVIYHDLPFVLQRPESFIPWAEFLVQIVQQPLPESIKNMDPDLRRTNSWVKCKKWAYANLYRLFQRYASTSLTKKFEYNDFKKIYQEDFLPHFLQLLFQQIEQWNNRQTWLSDEALYYILNFIEQCVIQKSTWDLVGGYYENILQHIIYPLLRPNEETLEIFETDPQEYIHRNMELWDENYTPDLAALSLLTSAVHKRGKSTRGITLEFVTGNLNRNVGDFNNITLENAVEVESSLRIISSIIDILTSKNSPYAGQLEPFLKNMVLPFFKSPYGFLRSRVCEICSKLGYIDLQDPELNAIIFEGVMTCFNEERDCVPVNLMAALALQAFIQNPFFQEHLSQSVVPTMQKLLMLSNEFEMDTLSGVMQEFVEQFAEQLQPFGVELMKSLVQQFLKLAIDLHEVSNIDPNSFLKADDVPDETDKQMAAIGVLSTTISILLSFENSVDIVKNLEQSFYPAAEFILNNDMEDFYHEICEFFENSTFLMRTISPIAWKVLELIGECNRREESTVSVYLEDFMLVLNNFLIYGKDELRKNEFYCKILFEVYEKAANREDADLDELQIIFELSQKLTLSLEQKLPDPIRVKFLNDAISAIISEKDSLKKSIVFGVTSFNVIISNMIVTPVIVLNALASQNCIELFFEVWVSHYIPNYIRTYDIKLSVLALMSILCSVSEEEILKFNLGNLLFQVYPLVLKMMARYPAALKLLEEKRKEFSSLDFNDNEAWDDHFDFNEGGDEDNNEANIEDVIEMLRGDHNDLKFVDGLADGEDFDDLEEDPLAGSILDDINIYELVKSSTSGLEQSNPAKFSTIMNSLSDEDKSMHTQIMNI
- the MNS1 gene encoding mannosyl-oligosaccharide 1,2-alpha-mannosidase (CAGL0M00528g~Ortholog(s) have mannosyl-oligosaccharide 1,2-alpha-mannosidase activity); protein product: MAYILSAVVLCVSLALWFYNLQTSGFDGDAAAMRNKVEEVFLESWRDYSQYGWGYDVYSPTSHHRHNMLGEERPMGWIIVDSLDTLMVMYNSSANYKDEFREHINAATEWIDRELNFDYDNSVSLFETTIRLLGGLLSAYHLSTELDLPQRYSNIYLDKAQDLGRRLAVALEVNKDGVPFQTVNLKHGITAMDGGGYTTTPTAEFTTLQMEFKYLAYLTDNSTLWQLSEKLYAPLYLNNNLMNQFNGLVPILTNSQNGRFSTATIRLGSMGDSFYEYLLKQYQLTGEEIYRQLYLVSLDGIAKHLLGRTTPSNLLFIGEREQGLNGPFSTKMDHLVCFIGGVLGMGATNGLHLEQARKASFWNSERESEWLLAKELTKTCYEMYHQVPTGLAPEIVVFNDGKARPGHDWWKSKKGDFWIKPNDAHNRQRPEAVESIMFLYQLSGNEMYREWGYEIFQNFIQNTCVDCDDPKSRKYVNLGDVTKPGSLGDNMETFWLSETLKYMYYLFNDNVDLTSMVFTTEAHIFPRLSHATLLKKGFETNWHKSKK